The sequence GAAACAGGGCACGCCGGGCTAGCGAGTCGGGCAAACTGTGCAGAGCCTCCGCAGCACGATGGGCATAGTCGCGGGCCAACTGACGGGAGCGCGGGATCCCTTCGCTTTGATAGACCCACTCCAGGACTTGCTTCAGGTCTTGTGGATCTTCGAGTTCCGTCAGAATCAACTCCCGCATTTGCGGAAATTCCTGTAGGGCAAACAGCACCGGCGCGGTCAGGTTTCCCTGGCTGAGATCAGATCCCACGGGCTTACCCAACGTCTCGGCTGAAGCCGTGAAGTCAAGCAAATCATCAACAATTTGAAAGGCAATCCCCAGGTCGCGGCCAAAATCAAACAATCGCTCCGCCACCTCAGGCTCTACACCACTCAACAGCCCAGAGGCTTTGGAACTGCCGGACATGAGAGAAGCCGTTTTGTAAAAGCTCTTGGCCAGGTAGTCTTCCATCGACACGTCTGGGTCGAAGCGAGTCAGGCTCTGGCGTACCTCTCCCTCCGGCAGATCCATGATCACCTTGGAGAGCAGCTTCACCACCTCTAAGTTGTCCAAATTGGCCAAGTACCAAGCTGCCTGCCCAAACAGATAATCTCCCGCTAGCACCGCCACCCGATTGTCGAAGAGGGTATTGACCGTATCGATGCCGCGCCGCACATCGGCTGTATCGATCACATCGTCATGCACCAAGCTGGCCGTGTGGATCATTTCGGTAATTTCCGCCAAACGCCAATGGCGTGGGGTAATTTCTCCATCCGGGGTAGTGGCACGGGCGATCAAGAGGACAATCGCTGGTCGGATCCCTTTCCCCCCCGCCGAAAAGAGGTGCTCGGCAGCCGTGGCCAGAATCGGGTGTTTGGCACTCACCAGCCGCGTTAGGTTCTGGCGTAAACGCTCCAGATCCGCTTCTACAGGGCCGAAAGGGGAAAGCACAGAGGTCATGGAGCCGCAGTATGAGAGGTTTTACAAAATTTCATATCTCTTCTTATTGTAGAGCACCCCACCGTTCTCAGGGGAAACCCAGCGGTATCATACAAGCAGCCTCTTGATCTTCCTATGCCGGATCCTGTCCCCCCTGCTCACTCGCATATGTCTGCGCGCATCCCTGCTACCGATTCTGGGATCCCAAATCAAGCAGAACCAGATTGGCAGGAGGATTGGGAACTGGCTTTGGAACAGCCTCCTCTGTCCGGGCGAGCCCACCCCCACCATCATGACCCGCAGTCACGCCGCAAATTGGTGAATCGCCTGGCTCGTATTGAAGGGCATGTGCACGGGATCCGCTCCATGATTGAGCAAGATCAACCCTGTCCAGATGTGCTCCTGCAAATTGCTGCGGTCAAGGGGGCGCTGGATCGGGTAGCGCGGCTGATCTTGGATGACCACATTAGCCATTGCATCAGCCATGCCATTGAAACCGGCAATATTGAAGTGGAACTGGAAGAACTGCAGCGGGCTTTGGATCGCTTTATCGGCTAAGTCCTCCCAAGCTCATTCCGCCCACAGCCTCCGAGCACTGGCTGTCTAGGCGTAGCGCTCCAGCAGAGCTGCACTTTTTAACTGCCACTGCAAGCCCATAAAGGCCCAATCCAGAAATTCGTTGACTTCTTCAACACTGAACTGCATTGCCTTGCCAATCTCAAAGATCAGCGCCTCCTCTTTTTCCACCAATTCACTATTCACCACCGCCATTGCCGCTAGATCCCGCAAAATGAGTGCCCCGACTGGGTTGCGCATGGCCGGAATCCCGCTGATATCCAAAGCTGCCCCCGCTTCATCTGTCAAATAGGCTTGAGTCAGT comes from Thermostichus vulcanus str. 'Rupite' and encodes:
- the sds gene encoding solanesyl diphosphate synthase, whose amino-acid sequence is MTSVLSPFGPVEADLERLRQNLTRLVSAKHPILATAAEHLFSAGGKGIRPAIVLLIARATTPDGEITPRHWRLAEITEMIHTASLVHDDVIDTADVRRGIDTVNTLFDNRVAVLAGDYLFGQAAWYLANLDNLEVVKLLSKVIMDLPEGEVRQSLTRFDPDVSMEDYLAKSFYKTASLMSGSSKASGLLSGVEPEVAERLFDFGRDLGIAFQIVDDLLDFTASAETLGKPVGSDLSQGNLTAPVLFALQEFPQMRELILTELEDPQDLKQVLEWVYQSEGIPRSRQLARDYAHRAAEALHSLPDSLARRALFQMVDYVLERLR
- a CDS encoding TerB family tellurite resistance protein, whose protein sequence is MVNYADLTDAQRQLYLKALIAVARVDGQLDEEETAFFTQVAEGVGLDAQLTQAYLTDEAGAALDISGIPAMRNPVGALILRDLAAMAVVNSELVEKEEALIFEIGKAMQFSVEEVNEFLDWAFMGLQWQLKSAALLERYA
- a CDS encoding metal-sensing transcriptional repressor, with amino-acid sequence MSARIPATDSGIPNQAEPDWQEDWELALEQPPLSGRAHPHHHDPQSRRKLVNRLARIEGHVHGIRSMIEQDQPCPDVLLQIAAVKGALDRVARLILDDHISHCISHAIETGNIEVELEELQRALDRFIG